Genomic DNA from Desulfuromonas acetexigens:
AGAGCCCACCTAGGTCGGTGCATTTGCTCTTAGTGGTCATGTAGAGTACCGCTCCGGCACTCATCCAGAGCAGCGCTTTGTAGATGATGTGACAGAAGGCGTGCGCCACCGCGCCGCTGATCGCCATGGCGGTGCCGATGCCGATGCCGCAGATCATGAAGCCGACCTGATTGATGATGGAGTAGGCAAGGATGCGCCGCATGTCATTTTCGAGGATCGCATAGACGATTCCGTAGAGCGCCATGAAACAGCCGACGACCATCAGGATTTCCCAGCCGGCGAAGCCGCGAATCAGGGTGTAGACGGCGGTTTTGGTAGTGTAGGCGGTCATGATGACCCCGCCGGTGACGGTGGCCTCGGGGTAGGCGTCGGAAAGCCAGGAACTGATCGGCGGCGCGGCAGCGTTGACCAAAAAGCCGATCAGAATCAGGTAGGTCGGCAGCCCGCGCAGGTCGAAGCTGTCGAAAGCCACCGAGCCCGTGGCCTGCACTTGGAGCAGGATGCCGGCGAGCAGGCAGAGTCCGCCGAAGATATGCACCATGACATAACGGAAAGCCGCTCCATAGGCCCGTTCGGTATTGCGTGCCAAAACCAGGAAAGTGGAAGTGACGGCCATGACCTCCCAGAAGAGGTAGAGGGTGATCAGATCGCCGGCAAAAACTGCACCGATACTGGCACCGATGTAGGCCAGGGCGGCCGCGTGCTCATAGCGCGTTTTCAGGTGTAGGGCGAAGAGAAAGCAGGCCAGGGCATTGATGGTAAAGACGTAGCCGAAAGCCTTGCTCAGTTTGTCGACCCGCAGCAGATGAAGGTCGAAACCAAGCAGCTGATAAGACCAAGCCAGCCCGAAGTCGAGCTGGGTGACGGCCCAGAACGCCGCGGCCGGAGCCAGTAGGATCAGAACCCGCCGTCCGAATAGAGGCAAGAGCCAGATCAGCAGCGCGGCGGCGAAGAAGAAGAGCGAAGGGTGCAGGCTAGCGCTCATAGTAATCCTCCTTGCGCTTGAGCAGATACCCGAGCCCTTTGGAAACCAGGATGATCGCTACGCAGGCGATAAAGCCGAAGAGGGCATAGAATCCCGGCCAGCCTTCCATCGATGAAAAGAGGGTGTGCTTGTGCAGAAAGAAGTCAGGCAACACCAGCAAGGCCAGAACGACATAAAAACCGATCCGCAGCCGTTTAATGTTGCGCGGGTGGTCGAACCAGTCCCATTCCTTCGGTTGTTTCTTGTCTGGAAGCATACCGTGACCTCAGGGAAACAGGGCGAGATGAGCCAGCCCATAAAAGATATCGGAGTAAAAGAAGAGCGCGAGCGATGCCAGGGCCGTAACTGACAGGGGCAGCAGGCAGAATATCGGTGCTTCTTGAATACCGGTCGCTTCTTCCCCTTCGGGGGCCTTGGCGAAAAATCCCCGGTAAACGATGGGGAAGAAATAGGCGGCATTGAGCAGGGAACTGATGAGCAGTACCAGCAAAAGGAGCAAGTGATCCCCCTCGACCGCGCCGATAACAAGATTCCACTTGCTGATGAAGCCCCCCATCGGCGGCATGCCGATGATGCTCATCGAGCCGAGAAAAAAGGCCAGATAGGTGATCGGCATTTTGCGGCCGAGACCATCCATCTGGCTGATGTATTTTTTGTGATGGGCCACGTAGATCGCCCCGGCGCAGAAGAAGAGGGTGATCTTGCCGAAGGCGTGCATGGCGATGTGCAGGATGCCGCCGGTCATCCCCGCCGCCGTCAGCATGCCGGCGCCGAGAATCATGTAGGAGAGTTGGCCGATGGTCGAATAGGCCAGCCGCCGCTTGAGGTTGTCCTGGGTCAGAGCGACCAGCGAGGCCACGAGGATGGTGATCGAGGCGATGGTGGTGATAACCACCCCGAGATTCAGATCGCGCAGCAGGTCGGGGCCGAAAATGTCGAAAATCACCCGCATAATGGAGAAAACCCCGACCTTGACCACGGCCACGCCGTGGAGGAAGGAACTGACCGGGGTCGGTGCCACCATCGCCGCCGGCAGCCAGCCGTGGAAGGGCATGATCCCGGCCTTGGCGAAACCGAAGATGAAGAGGACCAGAAGCAGCGTGACGGTACTCGGCGAGGCGCAGCCGGTGAGGATGCCGCCCTGGGTGAAGTCGAGGGTTCCGGCCAGCTGATAGGTGATGAGCATCGCCGGCAGGGCCAGGCCGATGGAGGTGCCGAGGATGTAGGTGAGGTATTTGCGTCCCGAGGCGCGGGCCTCGTCGTTCTGTTCATGGGTGACCAGCGGGTAGGTCGAGAGGGAGAGCATCTCGTAAAAGAGATACATGGTCAGCAGGTTGGCCGAGAAGGCCACGCCGATCGTCGCCGAGATCGCCACTGCGAAGGAAGCGAAGTAGCGGGTCTGGTCATGCTCCCCGAGGCTGCGCATGTAGCCGATGGAATAGAGGGAGGTGAAGATCCAGAGGAAAGAAGCGACCAGGGCGAAAAAGAGCCCCATGCCGTCGACCCGCAGCTGAATCGGCACGCCCGGGATGACTTCCGCCAGGGTCAGTTCGAAGCCGCCCCCCTGCATGACGGTGGGAATCATCGCGGCAACGATCATGAACTTGGCGACCGCCGCCATCAGGGTACTGCCTTCGCGCAGGTTGGGCGCCCGGTCGTTGAAGGCCATGATCGGCAAGGTCGCCAGCAGGGAGACGAGAATCGCGACCAGAGGCCAGATGGAATATGAATACGCCATAGTCTCTCTTTATTCCCGAGGGATGGAAGAATGAACAGGGTGAATATCGGTCATGGCCGAGATCTCAGAATCCCGCCGGGATGGCCAGGCGGATGATGTTGGTCACGAGTGGTCCCGAACCGAAACCGACGGCGATCAGGGCGATGGCCGAGAGCACCAGGGAATTCAGCAACAAAGCCGGCGCTTCTTGACGGGGAAGCACCTCGTGCCCGTGGGCCTCTTTGCGGAAAAAGGCGATCTCGATAATGCGGAAAAAGATCACGGCGTTGACCAGACTGCTGAAGATCAAGGCCACGACATAGCCCCATTGACCCGCTTCGATGCCGCCGAGGAGCAGATACCACTTGCTGAAAAAGCCGCAGGTGGGGGGGATGCCGATCATGGCGAAGGCGCCGACGGTGAAGGCCGCCATGGTCACCGGCATCTTCCGGTAGAGCCCGGTGAGATCCTCGAAGCGCAGGCTGCCGGTGCGGTAGTGGATGGCCGCTGCCGCCAGGAAAAGGCAGAGGGTCATCAGCGCGTCGTTGACGATATGCAGGATGGCGCCGGTCATCCCCTGGGCGTTGGCCAACCAGACCCCGCCGACCATGTAGCCGACCTCGGCGACGATGATATAGGTCAGCATCCGCCTTAAATCCCTCTGGGCCAGGGCCAGAGAGGAGGCGCAGATGATCGCCGCCGCCGCGACCCAGACGATCGCCGCCTGCACCCCGGCATGCTGGAAAAAGGTATAGCTGGGGGTGAAGACCGCGAAGATGACCCGGATCATCAGGTAAACGGTGACCTTGGTCATGAGCGGCGCGATGAGCAGGCCGGCGCCGGTGGGGGCGAGGGAATAGGCGTTGGGCAGCCAGTTGTGCAAGGGGAAGAAGGCCATCTTTACCCACAGTCCGACCATGATGAAGCCGAACGCCGTGGCCAGGGCGGCGGGGGCGTCGAGACCGGCGATGCGCGAGGCGATGTCGGCCATGTTCAAGGTGCCGGTGAGGATATAGAGATAGCCGACGCCGAGCAGATAGAAACAGGCGCCGATGGAGCCCATGATGATGTAGTTGAAACTCGCCAGCGGAGCGCGCCCCTTGCCCATGGCGATGAGGCCGTAGGTGGTGATGGAGGTGATTTCCAGCAGCACGTAGAGGTTGAAGGCGTCCCCGGTCAGCACCAGCCCGAAAAGGCCGGCGATGAGAATGAGATAGAGGGTGAAGAAGAGATGTTCCCGCCCCGGCAGTTCCCGTTCCACGCATTTGAAGGCGGCGAGGGTGGCGATCAGGGCAACCAGGCTGATCAGCACCATCATCAAGGCGCTGAGGTGGTCGATCACCAGTTCGATGCCGAAGGGGGGACGCCAGTTCCCCACCGTGTAGCGATAGGCGCCATGGCGCAGCACGTTGAGCAGGGTCACCCCGGAGAAGGCCGTGGAAAAGGCCAGGGCGAGTGTGACCAGCGGCGCGATCCAATTGCGCGACAGACGGCCGAGCAGATTGACGAAAAAGGCGGTCAAAAGCGGCGCGGCCAGGGCGTAGAGATGGAGGTTGCTGGTGGTCATTCGCTGATCCTCTCCAGGATTTCATCCTCTTCGAGGGTGCCGTATTCCCGGTGGATGCGCTGCAACACCGCCAAGGCCACACCGGTGACGCTGACCGAAACGACGATGGCGGTGAGCATCAGCACGTGCGGGAGGGGGTTGACGATCTGGGTGGGATCGATCCCTTCGGCCAGCACCTTGTATTTGTCGAGAATCGGGATGCCGCCCCCGCGTTTGACCCCGGTGGAGACAAAAAAGAGGATGATCGCCGTCTGGAAGATGTTCATCCCCAGCAGCTTCTTGACCAGGTTGCGCTTGCCGATCATGGCATAGAAGCCGATCATCATCAGCACGACGTAGATCCAGTAGTTGTATTTGGCGACGACTTCCTGAAGTATTCCGTCCATATCAGAGCCCCTCGTCCATTTCGCCGCCCGAGGAAATATCCCAGAAGAGCGACACCATGATGCTCATGACCGCCAGGCCGACGCCGACCTCGACCAGAAAGATTCCGAAGGAGCGCCATTCGATGGGACCCATCGGGATCAGCTTGTCGAGGGCGCTGTAGTCGAGGAAGAGCCCGCCCATGACCGCACAGAGGGCAGCGACGCCGGTGAAGATCAGCGCGCCGGTATTGGCCAGCACGGCGTTGGCCCCTTCGGAGAAGTGGCGGATCGAGGTCTTCAGGTCATAGGCCAAAGCCAGCAGGATGAAGGAGGCGCCGAGCGCCACCCCCCCCTGGAAGCCGCCCCCCGGGCTGTAATGGCCGTGCACGATGACGTACAGGCCGAAGAGCTGCACGAAGGGGACCAGCAGGCGCACGCTGGTCTTGATGATCGGGCTGTCCCCCAGGTGCTGACCGGTGGCCCGTTCCATGCGTCGTTTCATGGCTTGTTCCTCCGCAGCACGCTGGCGACGGCCATGCCGGCGCAGAAGATGACGACCGTTTCGAACATGGTGTCGTACCCCCGGTAATCCCCGAGCACTGCCGTGACGACGTTCGGCACATGCGTCTCCGCCACCGCATTCTCAATGTAATAGGGAGAAAGGTGGCGGTTGGCCGGAGACTGGGGATCGCCCCAGGTGGGAAAGTCCCGGGTGCCGTAGAGCAGCAGGATGCCGGTGATGACCGTGGCGATAAGGGCGAGCGCTTTCAATCCTTGCTCCTTCGGTTGGTGCGCAGAATGGCGGCGATGAAGAGGACGGTGCTGATGCCGGCGCCGACGGTCGCTTCGGTGAAGGCCACGTCCACGGCCCCCATCTCCGCCCAGAGCAGGCACATGAGAAAGCTGTAGACGCCGAAGATGATCGTCGCCGAGAGCAGGTCCTTGACGGTGATGGTGGCCAGGGCGCAAACGACCACCAAGAGCAGAATGAGGAGATCAAGCTGCCAGATCATGGGGTGTTCTTCTCCTTGGTCCAGGGTTTGACGCCGATCAGCAGCGCGGCGTCGGTGATGGCGTGGGTGGCGGTGGGGCTGGAGATGAAGACGAAAGCGGCGATGAAGAGAATCTTGATGCTCACCAGCACCGTCGCCAGGGAGAGATCCCCCAGGTTATAGACCGCAATGCCGACCAGAACCAGAACCGCAGCCAGGGAGTCGCATTTGCCGGCGGCCTGGACGCGGGTGTAGAAATCGGGAAAACGCAGGATGCCGAGGGTGCCGACGATGAAAAAAAAGAGCCCGGCGGAAATCAGGACGATGCTGACGATATTGAGGATCATGGCGACCTAACCCCTTACTGATGGTCTTCCAGATGAATGCTTCTGCGATGCAAAAAGAATTTGGCCGAACCGAGGGTGGCGATAAAGTTGAGCATGGCGTAGGCGATGGCGATATCGACGAACATCCCCACGTTGTCGAAAAGCAGACCGATCAGCAAGAGCAGTGCCGTGGTCTTGGTGCCGATCACGTTGCCGCCGAGCATCCGATCGAGGATGGTGGGGCCGGCCAGCACCCGGTAGAGGGAGAGGAACATCAGCAGTATCAAGGCGATGGCTACGGCAAGGAAGAACTGTTCCATTATTTTCCTCCTTCCAGGGCGGCGGCGATGCGCCGCTCCATGGCGCTGCCCGCTAGCGACTGGGCGCCGCTCTCGGTCAGGGCATAGACGAGCAGTTCATCCTCTTCGATATCGACGGTGACGGTGCCGGGGGTCAGGGTGATGGACTGGGCCAGGGTGACCTTGGAGATGGGGCGCTTCAGGTTTGTTTTGAAACGGACCAGCTGCGGATCGATCAGATCGAGCATGCGCGGATGCAGAACGATATAGGTGACCTGCAGATTGGAGATGAGGATTTCCCAGAAGAGCCAGGGCAGGTAGAAGAGGATGCCGAAAAAGCCTCGCCCCCAGCTTTTCGGATCGCCGTAGAGGAGCAGGCTGTGGCTGAAGTGGGCGATCAGCAGGCAGGAAACGACCCCGAGGGAGAGGTGAAAGGCATCGAACATGCCCGACATGACCACCCAGAAGGCGAACATGACAAAAAAGGTGACGACCTTGGCCATGGGCAACCCTTTGCGTCGTGATGGTTGGCGAAACGGGAAGAACGGACCAAACCGATTGAAAAAACATCGGTTTAGGATTTATTGTAGAGCGGTGCACGGATGCACTTTGGTTTTGCCAATAATAAAACGCCAGTCCTGTTTAGCAGTTTTAAATCTTAGGGTCAAGGAAATCCGGTGTCCGATTGAGGTTGTCAAGGCCTCGGGCTTTCTCTATAATTGCCCAGCGTCGTTGGAGATTATCCTATCGCTTTGGATTTTTAATAAAAATAGAACGCAATTCTAAAAAATTAAATGGACCGGAAAGGACAGGGGACATGGAACGCAGGATACACGCGGCAGCCGTCCAATTCAACATCGCTCTCGGCGAGGTGGAGACCAACCTCGAACGCGCCCTGGCCGCCCTTCGCCGGGTGCGCGAGCAAGGCGCCGAGCTCGCGGTGCTGCCGGAGATGTGGAGCACCGGCTACGACTATAAACGCCTTCCCGAACTGGCCCGGGAAACCCCCCGGGTACTGGAGGCGTTGCGGGATCTCGCCCGGGAGTTGGGGATGGTCCTGGTCGGCAGCCTGCCGGAAGGGCAGGGGGACCGGGTCTACAACACCGCCTATGTTGTTGATCAGGGGAAGGTTGTCGACAAATACCGCAAACTGCACCTCTTTTCCAACATGGGCGAAGACCGCTTCCTCGCCGCCGGCGACCGCACCCTGGTGGTGCCGACCTCGGTCGGGCGCCTCGGCGTCGCCATCTGCTACGATCTGCGTTTCCCCGAGCTCTTCCGCAAACTGGCGCTGGAAGGGGCGGAAATCCTCTGTCTCAGCGCCGAATGGCCGAAACCCCGGCAGGATCACTGGCGCACCCTGCTGCGCGCCCGCGCCATCGAAAACCAGTTCTTCGTCATCGCCGCCAACTGCTGCGGCATCCAGGGCAAGCTCGACTTTTTCGGCATGAGCCTGCTTATCGCCCCCCGGGGGGAAATCCTCGGCGAGGCCGGAGAGAGCGACACCGAACTGGTCGCCGCTTTCGATTTCGAGGAGATGGTCAACTACCGCACGCAGATCCGTTGTTACCAGGATCGTCGCCCGGAGGTCTACGGCACCCTGCCCTGATCATTCTTCCAGGCGCTGGGCCTGTCGGCGGAAGGGTTCGGGAATTTCTTCCAGCGAGGCGGCAAAGTGCAGGCCGCCGTCGGCATCGGCGTAAAGATATTTATATTTCGGTTCTTCGGCGGCGCTTACGGGCGCCGCTTTTTTTGGCGCAAGCGCTTTGGGCTGGGGCTGGGCAACCTCTTTTTCCGCCGCCTCGATGACCGCTTCGACACTCACCGGCCCCTCCTCGGGTAGCTGACGCAGCAACCGGGCGCGAAAGTCGAGGTAAAAGGCGCGCACCGCCGCCACGGCCGGTTGGCTTGCGGGGACGCGCACGAAATACTGGTCGATGCCGAGCAGCAGCAGGATCAGGAAGACGGCCCAGAAGATCGTTTTAAAGAGGTGTTTCATGGAGAGACTCGTTAATTAAGGGTGACGATGGGCATGGCCGTGTTCGTGGTCATGCTCGTGGTCCGCGACCCGGGGCCGATGGCGCAGGGGCTGAAGGGTATCGCCGTTGGCGCAGCTGTGACACTGCCCCTGCAGGGTAGTGCGGGTGATGTGGAAGTCGTGGTCGAGCATCGCCTCGATGCGACCGATCACTTCCCCCTGGCGCGGCAGGTAGTCGGGATGCAGGTCGATATGCGCCGACAGGGCGGTGATGTGCGAGCAGATCGACCAGACGTGCAGCTGATGGACATCGTTCACCCCTTCCTGATCCTTGATCCGCGTCACCACCTGGTTAAGGTCGATGTGCGCCGGCACCCCTTCCAGCAGAATATGCCCGGCCTCGCGCAGAATGCGCAGCGCTCCCCCACCGATGATCAGGGCGATGCCGGCGGAAATCAGAGCATCGACCACATACCAGCCGGTCTGCAGCATGATCAGGCCGCCGACGATGACCCCGACCGAGGCGAGAGCGTCGCCGAGCACATGCAAAAAGGCGCTGCGCACGTTGAGGTCGTGATGGGCGTGGCCGTGCAGGAAGCGGGCGGCGATCAGGTTCATGACCAGGCCGATGACGGCGATGACGAACATCTCCCGGCTCTTCACCGGCTCGGGGTGCTGAAAACGGCCCCAGGCCTCGTGCAGGATGCCGACGGCGATGATCAGCAGGCTCAGACCGTTGATCAGCGACGCGAGGATTTCCGCCCGGTGCCAGCCGTAGGTACGGCGGTCGCTGACTGGTCGGGCGGCGAGGCGGATCGCCGCCAGCGACAGGGCGAGGGCGAAGAGATCCATGAAAACATGGGCGGCGTCGGAGAGCAGCGCCAGGGAGTTGGTCCAGAAGCCGCCGATCACCTCGGCGACCAGGGTCACGGAGGTCAAGGCGATGGCGAGGAGAAACCCTCGGGAAATGTTGTGGTCGAGGAGGTCGTCGTCGTGCATGCGGAATCCTTTCCATGGACGGCGACCATCTTAGGCCCGGGCGCCGGGGCAAGGCAAGCCGTAAAAGCGTCGTCAAGGAGACGATTAACCCTTGCCGCCCGCGCGGCTTTTCGTTAGGATTGGCCAGCTTTAATAAAATATCAAGGAGGGACCATGCTGGCCAAGGTATTGTCGGGGGCGCTGATCGGCATCGACGCCTATCCCGTAGATGTGGAAGTCGATATCGCCCAGGGATTGCCCCAGTTCGCCACCGTCGGCTTGCCGGAAGGGGCGGTCAAGGAGAGCAAGGACCGGGTCAAATCGGCGATCAAGAACAGCGGTTACGAATTCCCCGGCCGCAAGATCACCATCAACCTCGCCCCCGCCGACATCAAAAAAGACGGCGCCGCCTTCGACCTGCCCATGGCCGTCGGCCTGCTCACCGCCACCGGCGCCCTCAAGCCGGGACGGCCCGGGCGCTATGTGCTGATGGGGGAACTCTCCCTCGACGGTCGGGTCAAGCCGGTGCGCGGCGCCCTGCCGGTGGCCCTCGCCGCCAAGGACTGGGACGTCGCCGGGCTGATCCTCCCCGAGGAGAACGCCCGCGAAGGAGCGATCGTCGACGCCCTGCCGGTTTACGGCGTGCATGATCTCGGCGAAGTGATCGATTTTCTCGCCGGCGCCGCCGAACTGGAACCCTGCCAGGTCGATGTTGCCGAGCTCTTTCGCGAGGGCGTTTGCGGCGCCGAGGATTTCGCCGAGGTGCGCGGCCAGGAGCACGTCAAACGCGCCCTCGAAGTCGCCGCCGCTGGCGGCCACAACGTGCTGATGATCGGTCCTCCCGGCAGCGGCAAGACCATGCTCGCCCGGCGCATTCCCGGCATCCTCCCTGCGCCCGACTTCGCCGAGGCCCTGGAAACGACGAAGATCCACTCCATCAGCGGATTGCTTCCCCGCCGCGACGCCCTGGTCGCCGCTCGCCCCTTCCGGGCGCCGCACCACACGATCTCCGACGCCGGTCTCATCGGCGGCGGCGCCTATCCCCGCCCCGGCGAAGTCAGCCTCGCTCACAACGGCGTCCTTTTTTTGGATGAGCTCCCCGAGTTCAAAAAAAATGTGTTGGAAATGCTGCGCCAACCCCTCGAAGACGGTCAGGTCTGCATCAGCCGCGCCGCCACCAGCCTTACCTATCCCGCCAATTTCATGCTGGTGGCGGCAATGAATCCCTGCCACTGCGGTTTCCTCGGCGACAGCCTGCGCGAATGCACCTGCACCCCGCCGATGCTGCAACGCTACCGCTCCCGCCTCTCCGGGCCGCTGCTCGACCGCATCGACCTGCATGTCGAGGTGCCCCGGGTGCCGCACAAGGATTTGGCTGATCCCGTCGACGGCGAATCCTCCGCCGCCATCCGCGCCCGGGTCGAAGCCGCCCGGCAGCTGCAGCGCGAGCGACTGGAAACCTTCGGCCTGCATGCCAACAGCCAGATGCAGGCCCGCCACATCCGCAAGTTCTGTGCGGTGGACGAGGCCGGACACAAACTGCTGGAGATGGTCACCGACCGCCTCGGCCTCTCGGCCCGCAGCTACTCGCGCATCCTCAAAGTCGCCCGCACCATCGCCGACCTCGCCGGCAGCGAGCGCATCGAACAAGCCCATCTGGCCGAAGCCATCCAGTATCGAGGTCTTGATCGCAAGTCCGCCTGAATCTCCTTGGTCAACCATCGTTCCCCGCCCCCCCGACCCGCCGGCTTCTGCGCCTGCGCCCGCGCTTCAGTTACCACAGCGAACTGAATTTACGAAGCCTTCGCGGAAGTTTGTCGGAGTCTGGCCTACGGATAGAGCATGGACCCGAAAGAACAACGCCGAAATTCGCCCCCCATACAGGAGTAATCCGAGTTGGGGATGCGGGACTCAAGGATTCAGGCTCAAGTAGGCAAGTTCAAATAAAATAGCAAATAATGTCTCATATGTAATCCTTATCTAACAAATATGACTCATATTTGAGTCGTTTTACTTGACAGGATGACCTTGATCCAGCATAGTTCTTACAGAACAAAGGCATGACTGAACGACCGTCACCAAAAACCCGGATTGAGATAAGCGATGAAGCAGGCACGGCCTTTTTCGAAATACACCATTGAAGCGGTCAAGCTGCTCGGCAAACAGATCCAGCTTGGACGCAAGCAACGCCGCTGGTCGGAAGCTGAGCTGGCTGAGCGTGCCGGGATAGCCAGGGCTACCTTGCAGCGGATTGAAAAAGGCGACATGGCCTGCAAGATCGGTCTGGTCTTTGAAGTCGCGACGCTGGTCGGGATCAAACTGTTTGATGCGGATAGCGAAGCACTAAGAGGGCGAATCCGTGAGGCCGACGAGCGGATCGCCCTGCTTCCCAAGCATATTCACCCCAGCAGAAAACCGGTCGATGATGAGTTCTAAGCCGGAAAAATACACCGAAGCCTACGTCTGGATCTGGTTGTCGGGCGAGGTCGAGCCGGTCGTCGCCGGAAAACTGACGGCGGAAGGGGACACGCTGGTTTTCAACTACGGCAAACGCTATCTCGAACGAGACCACGCCATCGCCATCTATGACCGTGAACTCCCTTTACGACCAGGGGCGCTCCCCCTGCCGAAGGGGCTGACCATCCCCGGCTGCATCCGTGATGGAGCTCCGGACGCCTGGGGTCGGCGGGTGCTGCTGAACCGGTTGCTCGGTCGCAAAGGGAAAAACACGGATGTCTCTCAATTTGACGAATTGACCTACCTGCTCGAATCCGGCTCCGATCGAATCGGCGCACTC
This window encodes:
- a CDS encoding monovalent cation/H+ antiporter complex subunit F, whose amino-acid sequence is MEQFFLAVAIALILLMFLSLYRVLAGPTILDRMLGGNVIGTKTTALLLLIGLLFDNVGMFVDIAIAYAMLNFIATLGSAKFFLHRRSIHLEDHQ
- a CDS encoding MnhB domain-containing protein; amino-acid sequence: MKRRMERATGQHLGDSPIIKTSVRLLVPFVQLFGLYVIVHGHYSPGGGFQGGVALGASFILLALAYDLKTSIRHFSEGANAVLANTGALIFTGVAALCAVMGGLFLDYSALDKLIPMGPIEWRSFGIFLVEVGVGLAVMSIMVSLFWDISSGGEMDEGL
- a CDS encoding monovalent cation/H+ antiporter subunit D family protein, whose product is MTTSNLHLYALAAPLLTAFFVNLLGRLSRNWIAPLVTLALAFSTAFSGVTLLNVLRHGAYRYTVGNWRPPFGIELVIDHLSALMMVLISLVALIATLAAFKCVERELPGREHLFFTLYLILIAGLFGLVLTGDAFNLYVLLEITSITTYGLIAMGKGRAPLASFNYIIMGSIGACFYLLGVGYLYILTGTLNMADIASRIAGLDAPAALATAFGFIMVGLWVKMAFFPLHNWLPNAYSLAPTGAGLLIAPLMTKVTVYLMIRVIFAVFTPSYTFFQHAGVQAAIVWVAAAAIICASSLALAQRDLRRMLTYIIVAEVGYMVGGVWLANAQGMTGAILHIVNDALMTLCLFLAAAAIHYRTGSLRFEDLTGLYRKMPVTMAAFTVGAFAMIGIPPTCGFFSKWYLLLGGIEAGQWGYVVALIFSSLVNAVIFFRIIEIAFFRKEAHGHEVLPRQEAPALLLNSLVLSAIALIAVGFGSGPLVTNIIRLAIPAGF
- a CDS encoding monovalent cation/H+ antiporter subunit D family protein, producing the protein MAYSYSIWPLVAILVSLLATLPIMAFNDRAPNLREGSTLMAAVAKFMIVAAMIPTVMQGGGFELTLAEVIPGVPIQLRVDGMGLFFALVASFLWIFTSLYSIGYMRSLGEHDQTRYFASFAVAISATIGVAFSANLLTMYLFYEMLSLSTYPLVTHEQNDEARASGRKYLTYILGTSIGLALPAMLITYQLAGTLDFTQGGILTGCASPSTVTLLLVLFIFGFAKAGIMPFHGWLPAAMVAPTPVSSFLHGVAVVKVGVFSIMRVIFDIFGPDLLRDLNLGVVITTIASITILVASLVALTQDNLKRRLAYSTIGQLSYMILGAGMLTAAGMTGGILHIAMHAFGKITLFFCAGAIYVAHHKKYISQMDGLGRKMPITYLAFFLGSMSIIGMPPMGGFISKWNLVIGAVEGDHLLLLLVLLISSLLNAAYFFPIVYRGFFAKAPEGEEATGIQEAPIFCLLPLSVTALASLALFFYSDIFYGLAHLALFP
- a CDS encoding Na(+)/H(+) antiporter subunit D, coding for MSASLHPSLFFFAAALLIWLLPLFGRRVLILLAPAAAFWAVTQLDFGLAWSYQLLGFDLHLLRVDKLSKAFGYVFTINALACFLFALHLKTRYEHAAALAYIGASIGAVFAGDLITLYLFWEVMAVTSTFLVLARNTERAYGAAFRYVMVHIFGGLCLLAGILLQVQATGSVAFDSFDLRGLPTYLILIGFLVNAAAPPISSWLSDAYPEATVTGGVIMTAYTTKTAVYTLIRGFAGWEILMVVGCFMALYGIVYAILENDMRRILAYSIINQVGFMICGIGIGTAMAISGAVAHAFCHIIYKALLWMSAGAVLYMTTKSKCTDLGGLYKTMPLTMIFGTIGALAISSFPGFSGYTSKPMIIEAGVHEGFFWVWLVLELASAGVFLHAGIKFPYFVFFAKDNGLRPGEPPKHMLVAMALLAFICIFLGLYPQPLYDILPYPVDFQAYTFEHTLNQLQLLMFSALAFFLLLPLLKRTETISLDTDWFYRKGGRLFHNTAATIFNGLNSWADRTFSHRLPARMAAFFSDPGANIQKTAVHLFTGPTGGDRNLSAIDAAIERRSRLGAYPVGIGVLLAVLCLSVMSFIFFW
- a CDS encoding carbon-nitrogen family hydrolase, giving the protein MERRIHAAAVQFNIALGEVETNLERALAALRRVREQGAELAVLPEMWSTGYDYKRLPELARETPRVLEALRDLARELGMVLVGSLPEGQGDRVYNTAYVVDQGKVVDKYRKLHLFSNMGEDRFLAAGDRTLVVPTSVGRLGVAICYDLRFPELFRKLALEGAEILCLSAEWPKPRQDHWRTLLRARAIENQFFVIAANCCGIQGKLDFFGMSLLIAPRGEILGEAGESDTELVAAFDFEEMVNYRTQIRCYQDRRPEVYGTLP
- a CDS encoding cation diffusion facilitator family transporter — its product is MHDDDLLDHNISRGFLLAIALTSVTLVAEVIGGFWTNSLALLSDAAHVFMDLFALALSLAAIRLAARPVSDRRTYGWHRAEILASLINGLSLLIIAVGILHEAWGRFQHPEPVKSREMFVIAVIGLVMNLIAARFLHGHAHHDLNVRSAFLHVLGDALASVGVIVGGLIMLQTGWYVVDALISAGIALIIGGGALRILREAGHILLEGVPAHIDLNQVVTRIKDQEGVNDVHQLHVWSICSHITALSAHIDLHPDYLPRQGEVIGRIEAMLDHDFHITRTTLQGQCHSCANGDTLQPLRHRPRVADHEHDHEHGHAHRHP
- a CDS encoding Na(+)/H(+) antiporter subunit B — protein: MIWQLDLLILLLVVVCALATITVKDLLSATIIFGVYSFLMCLLWAEMGAVDVAFTEATVGAGISTVLFIAAILRTNRRSKD
- the mnhG gene encoding monovalent cation/H(+) antiporter subunit G — encoded protein: MILNIVSIVLISAGLFFFIVGTLGILRFPDFYTRVQAAGKCDSLAAVLVLVGIAVYNLGDLSLATVLVSIKILFIAAFVFISSPTATHAITDAALLIGVKPWTKEKNTP
- a CDS encoding Na+/H+ antiporter subunit E, with protein sequence MAKVVTFFVMFAFWVVMSGMFDAFHLSLGVVSCLLIAHFSHSLLLYGDPKSWGRGFFGILFYLPWLFWEILISNLQVTYIVLHPRMLDLIDPQLVRFKTNLKRPISKVTLAQSITLTPGTVTVDIEEDELLVYALTESGAQSLAGSAMERRIAAALEGGK
- a CDS encoding cation:proton antiporter subunit C, producing the protein MDGILQEVVAKYNYWIYVVLMMIGFYAMIGKRNLVKKLLGMNIFQTAIILFFVSTGVKRGGGIPILDKYKVLAEGIDPTQIVNPLPHVLMLTAIVVSVSVTGVALAVLQRIHREYGTLEEDEILERISE
- the mbhE gene encoding hydrogen gas-evolving membrane-bound hydrogenase subunit E → MKALALIATVITGILLLYGTRDFPTWGDPQSPANRHLSPYYIENAVAETHVPNVVTAVLGDYRGYDTMFETVVIFCAGMAVASVLRRNKP